The following coding sequences are from one bacterium SCSIO 12741 window:
- the ytxJ gene encoding bacillithiol system redox-active protein YtxJ — MFGSWFGGKSGLPEGWIALEAEAQLDDAISASFDKPVVLFKHSTRCGISSMAYDRLRRGWEKNQDTFQFYYLDLLRFRPLSNGIAKRFGVHHESPQAIVLEKGQVKSHVSHNQVDFNNF; from the coding sequence ATGTTTGGATCGTGGTTTGGTGGAAAATCGGGCTTGCCCGAAGGATGGATTGCTTTGGAAGCAGAAGCCCAATTGGATGATGCTATTTCGGCCTCCTTTGACAAACCCGTTGTCTTATTTAAACACAGTACCCGCTGCGGAATCAGTTCCATGGCCTATGATCGTTTAAGAAGGGGATGGGAAAAGAACCAAGATACTTTTCAGTTTTACTACCTCGATTTGTTGCGTTTTCGCCCTCTTTCAAATGGTATCGCTAAGCGCTTTGGGGTTCATCATGAATCCCCTCAGGCCATCGTTCTTGAAAAGGGTCAGGTAAAATCTCACGTATCACACAATCAGGTGGATTTCAATAACTTCTGA
- a CDS encoding DoxX family protein — translation MKYFLAFCRLFVGSLFIVSGLIKANDTLGFSYKLEEYFHESALNLPFFEPWALELAILACVGEIILGFALLFGAKMRLATLSLLALTVFFGWLTLYTANCDPSATYTTIVNGEEVVKSVTCVTDCGCFGDAMKGSIGRSLTPWESFYKDLVLFIFLLPVLIMQFVKGETPLNTDQDDKLFFPLSLLFVGFFSYIFTWFFPVFVTAIGYAGYFLLRRWKGNNSQWFSAAWITILAFGICYWTYNHLPIRDYRPYAVGKNIEEGMKSAEELGLQPPKYGYIYTMKNKSTGEQTEISDAIYIEQKWWEKPEWEMVSDLTRQIKISDGYEPPIHDFVLFDNDGNDRTYSLLGEERVFLLFAYDIKKTDGSVMAKVNELAEAANQAGVTFIGLTAGTYDDVNNFRHDNQTQFPFWSGDGTVLKTVIRSNPGLVELKKGTVVGKWHANDLPSASELF, via the coding sequence ATGAAGTACTTCTTAGCCTTTTGCCGCCTGTTTGTGGGTTCCCTGTTCATCGTTTCAGGATTGATCAAAGCCAATGATACCCTTGGATTTTCTTACAAACTGGAGGAGTATTTCCACGAAAGTGCCCTGAATTTGCCCTTCTTCGAGCCTTGGGCTCTGGAGTTAGCCATTCTGGCTTGTGTGGGTGAAATCATATTGGGATTCGCTCTTTTGTTTGGAGCTAAAATGAGGCTGGCAACTTTATCCCTGTTGGCGCTAACGGTGTTCTTCGGTTGGTTAACGCTTTATACGGCAAATTGTGATCCTTCAGCGACCTATACAACTATAGTTAATGGCGAAGAAGTAGTGAAGTCGGTTACCTGTGTAACAGATTGCGGTTGCTTTGGAGATGCCATGAAAGGTTCGATTGGAAGAAGCCTAACTCCTTGGGAAAGTTTTTACAAAGACCTGGTGCTCTTCATTTTCTTGCTGCCGGTTTTGATCATGCAATTTGTGAAAGGAGAAACCCCACTTAATACAGACCAGGACGACAAGTTGTTCTTCCCGCTATCGTTGCTGTTTGTGGGATTCTTTAGTTACATATTTACTTGGTTCTTCCCTGTGTTTGTTACCGCTATAGGATATGCAGGATACTTCTTACTGAGAAGATGGAAAGGGAACAACTCCCAGTGGTTTAGCGCAGCATGGATCACCATTTTGGCCTTTGGAATTTGCTATTGGACGTACAATCATCTTCCTATTCGTGACTACCGTCCTTATGCCGTTGGAAAGAATATTGAAGAGGGAATGAAGTCTGCCGAAGAGCTGGGACTACAACCTCCAAAATACGGCTACATCTACACCATGAAGAATAAGTCTACGGGTGAGCAAACCGAAATTTCTGACGCCATCTACATTGAGCAGAAATGGTGGGAAAAGCCCGAGTGGGAAATGGTTAGTGATCTGACCCGTCAGATAAAAATCAGTGATGGATACGAGCCTCCAATCCACGATTTTGTACTGTTTGACAACGATGGAAACGACCGCACCTATTCGCTATTGGGAGAAGAAAGGGTATTCCTCTTGTTTGCCTACGACATCAAGAAAACCGATGGTAGTGTAATGGCCAAGGTGAACGAGCTTGCGGAAGCGGCTAATCAGGCCGGAGTTACCTTCATCGGATTAACGGCCGGTACATATGACGATGTAAACAACTTCAGACACGACAATCAGACTCAATTTCCATTCTGGTCAGGTGACGGAACTGTTCTTAAAACGGTTATTCGCTCGAATCCAGGATTGGTAGAACTGAAAAAAGGCACCGTGGTAGGTAAATGGCACGCCAACGACCTGCCATCCGCCTCAGAACTCTTCTAA
- the folP gene encoding dihydropteroate synthase, which yields MNHLPEKRNTIRFGGKLYSLDRTYVMGILNLTPDSFFDGGKLAQSGSEDENGHNHSRSSLDEGLVIDRVEQMVNDGADFIDVGAVSTRPGAKAISVKEEIHRLRFLGDLVKRFPQVLFSIDTYRSEVVRFAADQGVVLVNDVSAGQLDTALFSTVGELGLPYVLMHMQGKPDSMQNNPTYDDVVGEVTYFFSEKIQELRLLGVSDIILDPGFGFGKTVEHNYTLLREMGHFQVFSLPMLAGVSRKSMINKVLKTKPEEALNGTTVLHTLALKNGAGFLRVHDVKEAVQTIRLLEAYRGDFANIAG from the coding sequence ATGAATCACCTTCCGGAAAAAAGAAATACGATCCGATTTGGAGGCAAGTTGTATTCGCTTGATCGGACCTATGTTATGGGGATTTTGAACCTGACTCCAGATTCTTTTTTTGATGGAGGGAAGCTGGCGCAGAGCGGGAGCGAGGACGAGAACGGACATAATCATTCGCGTAGTTCTTTGGATGAGGGCTTGGTGATTGATCGGGTTGAGCAAATGGTGAATGATGGTGCTGATTTTATTGATGTGGGCGCTGTTTCTACCCGACCGGGTGCCAAGGCCATCTCCGTGAAAGAGGAAATTCACCGGTTGCGCTTTTTAGGAGATTTGGTCAAGCGGTTTCCTCAAGTACTTTTTTCCATTGATACCTATCGGAGTGAAGTCGTTCGATTTGCTGCTGATCAAGGGGTAGTACTGGTCAACGACGTTTCTGCTGGTCAGCTGGATACCGCATTATTTTCTACCGTGGGTGAATTGGGGCTTCCTTATGTATTGATGCACATGCAGGGTAAACCCGATTCGATGCAGAACAATCCCACCTATGATGATGTAGTTGGAGAAGTCACTTATTTCTTTTCAGAAAAAATTCAGGAGTTGCGTTTGCTTGGAGTTTCCGACATCATTTTGGATCCTGGCTTTGGTTTTGGCAAAACCGTCGAGCACAACTATACCCTTCTTCGAGAGATGGGTCACTTTCAGGTTTTCAGTCTCCCTATGTTGGCGGGTGTTTCCCGCAAATCGATGATCAACAAGGTGCTTAAAACAAAACCAGAAGAGGCGCTTAACGGAACCACCGTATTGCATACCCTTGCCTTGAAAAATGGAGCCGGTTTTCTACGGGTCCATGACGTGAAAGAAGCGGTGCAAACCATTCGCCTTTTGGAAGCCTATCGTGGTGATTTTGCTAATATTGCAGGTTGA
- a CDS encoding YbjQ family protein gives MLITTTETLPGKEIAEVLGVCRGSTVRARNVGRDILAGLKNIVGGEIDEYTKLQAYSREQAIARMMEDARNMGADAVVNVRFSTSMIMQNAAEVLAYGTAVKLA, from the coding sequence ATGCTTATTACCACTACTGAAACCTTACCAGGAAAAGAAATTGCCGAAGTCTTAGGTGTTTGCCGGGGAAGTACGGTTCGTGCCAGAAATGTAGGCCGCGACATCCTCGCCGGATTAAAGAACATTGTGGGCGGTGAAATTGATGAATACACCAAACTACAGGCCTATTCTCGTGAACAAGCCATTGCCCGAATGATGGAAGACGCTCGCAACATGGGCGCCGATGCTGTGGTTAATGTTCGGTTTAGTACTTCTATGATTATGCAAAATGCGGCCGAAGTATTAGCTTACGGTACGGCTGTAAAATTGGCTTAA
- a CDS encoding DUF547 domain-containing protein, translated as MKLIELSQELVRQARNGVVPMNLVEQVAQWDRSALEAELDTDLKRKVFWINIYNSCVVIIARKMGDFDRSYFSKKMLEVAGVKMSFDQIEHGLLRKSKLKYTFGYLPCPFTRTWERKWRLKKRDYRIHFALNCGANSCPPIAIYSCESLENELNLAMRYYLEETTLFETEKRQLKVPRLFLWYFADFGGFEGIRNIYKRAGLISLQASPRIGFLNYDWTLNIDNFTS; from the coding sequence GTGAAATTAATCGAGCTTTCTCAAGAATTGGTGCGTCAGGCCCGCAATGGAGTTGTTCCGATGAATTTGGTTGAGCAAGTGGCTCAATGGGACCGGAGTGCTCTGGAGGCTGAGTTGGATACCGATCTCAAGAGAAAGGTATTTTGGATTAATATTTACAATTCCTGTGTGGTTATCATTGCCCGCAAAATGGGAGATTTTGATCGAAGTTATTTTTCCAAGAAAATGTTGGAAGTAGCCGGAGTCAAAATGAGTTTTGATCAAATTGAGCACGGACTTCTCCGGAAATCAAAATTGAAATACACCTTCGGTTATTTACCTTGCCCCTTTACCCGGACATGGGAGCGGAAATGGCGGTTAAAAAAGCGTGACTATCGCATTCATTTTGCTTTGAATTGCGGAGCTAATTCCTGTCCGCCCATTGCCATTTACAGTTGCGAAAGCCTGGAAAATGAGTTGAATCTTGCCATGCGTTACTACCTGGAAGAAACCACCTTGTTTGAAACCGAAAAGCGACAGTTGAAAGTACCACGCCTATTCCTTTGGTATTTCGCTGATTTTGGTGGATTTGAAGGGATAAGAAACATCTACAAACGGGCCGGACTGATTAGTTTGCAAGCCTCCCCACGGATTGGTTTTCTCAATTACGATTGGACCCTCAATATTGATAATTTTACAAGCTAA
- a CDS encoding DUF1599 domain-containing protein, which translates to MADTAKQYDEVINECRDIFTKKMKDYGSAWRILRAPSLTDQIFIKANRIKTLEQTGESKVGEGIRPEYIGIINYCIMALVQLELGESSDINMPLDRGTALYNQYAQATKDLMMAKNHDYGEAWRDMRISSYTDLILMKILRVKQIEDNQGETIISEGIDANYQDMINYSVFAMIRLNEQAVAAS; encoded by the coding sequence ATGGCAGATACGGCAAAACAATACGACGAAGTAATCAACGAGTGTAGAGATATTTTTACCAAAAAGATGAAGGACTACGGTTCAGCCTGGAGAATCCTTCGCGCACCGTCGTTGACCGATCAGATTTTTATCAAAGCCAATCGGATTAAAACCCTGGAGCAAACGGGTGAATCCAAAGTAGGGGAGGGCATTCGTCCGGAATACATTGGTATCATCAACTACTGCATCATGGCCTTGGTTCAACTCGAATTGGGTGAATCATCTGATATCAATATGCCATTGGATCGGGGAACGGCCTTGTACAACCAGTATGCACAAGCCACTAAAGATTTGATGATGGCCAAAAACCACGACTATGGTGAAGCGTGGAGAGACATGCGCATTAGTTCCTACACCGATTTAATTCTCATGAAAATATTGCGGGTTAAGCAAATTGAAGATAATCAAGGGGAAACCATTATTTCTGAAGGAATTGACGCCAACTACCAGGACATGATCAACTATTCGGTCTTCGCTATGATTCGCTTGAATGAGCAGGCCGTTGCCGCGTCCTAA
- a CDS encoding DUF4846 domain-containing protein, whose product MKNLLLLTPLFLLACWDPAPENTSEPLPTPQIPEKPVTKIYHPEGDHLAERITPPAGYQRLAVQEGSFAEYLRNFPLMPHGSLVYTCDSSIIPNDHYYCAVLQIDVGKKDLQQCADAVMRLKAEYHYGKQEYDSIHFNLTNGFRMNYSAWKEGKRLVVKGNQTYWKNSAAPSTDYASFRRYLDRVYTYAGTLSLSKELKPASIDRIVPGEVFIQGGSPGHAVIVMDVAENAEGERLFLLAQSYMPAQNIHVLVNRNEPDISPWYRAKESQSISTPAWHFYSEDLMAFPAM is encoded by the coding sequence ATGAAAAACCTACTGCTACTCACTCCCTTGTTCCTCCTGGCTTGTTGGGATCCAGCTCCCGAAAACACCTCAGAGCCCTTGCCCACACCGCAAATTCCTGAAAAACCTGTAACGAAAATCTACCACCCAGAAGGAGACCATCTTGCCGAACGGATTACCCCTCCAGCAGGATATCAGCGGTTGGCAGTTCAAGAAGGATCCTTTGCAGAATACCTGCGCAACTTTCCACTCATGCCCCATGGAAGCCTGGTGTATACCTGCGACAGTTCCATCATTCCCAATGACCATTATTACTGTGCCGTACTTCAGATTGATGTGGGTAAAAAAGACCTGCAACAATGTGCTGATGCGGTGATGCGTTTAAAGGCGGAATACCACTATGGAAAACAGGAGTACGATTCCATCCACTTTAACCTGACCAATGGATTTCGGATGAACTATTCCGCCTGGAAAGAGGGAAAACGACTGGTGGTTAAAGGCAATCAGACGTATTGGAAGAATTCTGCTGCTCCATCGACTGATTATGCTTCCTTTCGTCGCTATCTGGATCGAGTGTACACCTACGCCGGTACATTATCCTTGAGTAAAGAATTGAAACCCGCCTCCATCGACCGGATTGTTCCGGGTGAAGTTTTTATTCAGGGAGGTAGTCCTGGACATGCCGTAATCGTGATGGACGTGGCAGAAAATGCGGAGGGTGAGCGGCTGTTTCTATTGGCCCAAAGCTACATGCCCGCTCAAAACATCCATGTATTAGTCAATCGAAATGAACCGGATATAAGTCCCTGGTATCGAGCCAAGGAGAGTCAATCGATATCCACACCGGCCTGGCATTTTTACAGTGAGGATTTGATGGCGTTTCCGGCGATGTAG
- the cdaA gene encoding diadenylate cyclase CdaA, with the protein MLQFIHIDFLDILDIFLVAVLLYQLYKIVKGTLAIRIFFGIFTIYLFWKIVEALNMELLSEILGQFIGVGVIVLIIVFQQEIRKFLLLIGNTDYLNTLSLNRNIFHLGKKDETILSTDTLEIARACIHMAQTQTGALLVIGKSADMDFYLTSGEKLDARLSSALLESIFYKNTPLHDGAVLIRDNTILAARCVLPVSENRDIPATLGMRHRAAIGITENTTAIAIIVSEQTGNISTVKEGRMKENITPSNLEHHLRYMLSQR; encoded by the coding sequence ATGCTCCAGTTCATCCATATCGACTTTCTCGACATTCTGGATATTTTCCTGGTGGCGGTGCTACTCTACCAACTCTATAAGATCGTTAAGGGAACACTAGCCATCCGTATTTTCTTCGGCATTTTTACCATTTACCTATTCTGGAAAATTGTGGAAGCGCTTAATATGGAGCTGCTTTCGGAAATTCTCGGACAGTTTATCGGAGTTGGGGTAATTGTATTGATCATCGTATTTCAACAAGAAATTCGCAAGTTTCTGCTCCTCATTGGAAATACAGACTACCTGAATACCCTTTCGCTAAACCGCAACATTTTTCATTTAGGTAAAAAGGACGAGACCATTCTCTCCACCGACACACTTGAAATTGCCCGGGCCTGCATTCACATGGCTCAAACTCAAACAGGGGCTCTTTTGGTAATTGGTAAATCCGCCGATATGGACTTTTACCTGACCAGTGGAGAAAAACTGGATGCCCGCCTGAGTTCAGCTCTACTCGAAAGCATTTTCTACAAAAACACGCCCTTGCACGATGGGGCAGTTTTAATACGCGACAATACCATTCTGGCCGCCCGCTGTGTGCTCCCTGTTTCTGAAAACCGGGATATTCCAGCCACATTAGGTATGCGTCACCGAGCTGCCATTGGAATTACTGAAAACACCACAGCCATTGCCATTATCGTTTCTGAACAAACCGGAAATATTTCAACGGTAAAGGAAGGACGGATGAAGGAGAACATCACCCCGTCCAACCTGGAGCATCATCTGAGATACATGCTGTCTCAGCGGTAA
- a CDS encoding mucoidy inhibitor MuiA family protein, with protein MKTIISLLLLAPLSLWAKDTLTFSTTIESVRVYLDAAQITRHGSLSLKPGDQLVKIDQLSPWLDPKSVKVKGEGEVQLLSVSHSVKEDRGVNKEERMALLQSRMDSIQDKQKEWKAEGDVLKEKLDLLKINKTRNPESMPDVNQLNQVMEYYDAQMTKILGRQLEISRLQAESMKVFTRIQGELAYLKKEKGKPKSEILLRLRVKEATRFKLHLTYVVGQAGWYPLYDIHAVNVSDPVKITYKARVYQQTGEDWNKVKMTFTNREAQKSGAKPNLSTWKLNYERYTTRRSNLTAQLTQSNVRKVMGKVTDENGEALPFVNILVRGMTIGTTTDFDGLYEITLPAGSNQLEYSFVGYRKEIRTINQDKMDVQLYPNATQLSEVVVTERKMAAASIQRIPGVTSSGYKRDAAPVRTQFMDRYNSAEFELEGEFTLETHGQSEVVELKDYSIPATYEYYVVPKLDVDVFLMARITDWGNYGFLPGEASLYFEETFIGKSVFDTRQSSDTLNLSLGTDPGVFAAREIQTEFSKVRTVGNNHRIDTRGISLSIRNNKRDSISVQVIDQIPVSVNNAIQVSLIQSSEAQYTEYNGRLYWPLNLSAGESEELTFQYQVKYPKTERIILE; from the coding sequence ATGAAAACCATCATTTCGCTTTTATTGTTAGCCCCTTTATCCTTGTGGGCCAAAGACACGTTAACTTTTTCTACCACCATTGAGTCTGTTCGGGTTTACCTGGATGCAGCTCAAATTACCCGCCACGGAAGCCTTTCCTTAAAGCCGGGTGATCAACTGGTGAAAATCGATCAGCTTTCTCCTTGGCTGGACCCCAAATCCGTTAAAGTAAAGGGAGAAGGAGAAGTGCAATTGCTTTCGGTATCCCACTCCGTAAAAGAGGATAGAGGAGTAAACAAAGAAGAACGAATGGCCTTGCTGCAAAGTCGAATGGATTCTATTCAAGACAAGCAGAAGGAGTGGAAAGCAGAAGGTGATGTGCTTAAGGAAAAGCTGGATCTGCTCAAGATCAACAAAACACGTAATCCAGAGAGCATGCCCGATGTGAATCAACTCAACCAGGTGATGGAATACTACGATGCCCAAATGACCAAAATCTTGGGCAGGCAACTTGAAATAAGTAGGCTTCAAGCCGAATCCATGAAGGTATTTACTCGAATTCAAGGGGAATTGGCCTACCTGAAAAAAGAAAAGGGAAAACCCAAGAGCGAAATCCTTTTGCGACTTCGGGTAAAAGAGGCCACTCGTTTTAAGCTTCATTTAACGTATGTGGTAGGCCAGGCCGGTTGGTATCCCTTGTACGACATTCATGCGGTAAACGTATCCGATCCGGTTAAGATTACCTACAAAGCCCGGGTTTACCAGCAAACTGGAGAAGATTGGAACAAGGTGAAAATGACTTTTACCAATAGGGAAGCTCAGAAATCTGGTGCGAAACCCAATTTATCCACCTGGAAGTTGAACTATGAGCGATACACCACCAGAAGATCTAATTTGACCGCACAGTTGACCCAAAGTAATGTACGGAAGGTTATGGGTAAGGTAACCGATGAGAATGGGGAAGCCCTGCCTTTCGTCAATATCCTGGTTCGAGGAATGACCATTGGAACCACTACGGATTTTGATGGACTCTATGAAATTACCCTTCCGGCAGGGAGCAATCAATTGGAATACTCCTTCGTTGGATATCGAAAAGAAATCCGGACGATCAATCAAGATAAAATGGATGTGCAGTTATACCCAAATGCGACTCAATTGTCTGAAGTAGTGGTTACTGAAAGAAAGATGGCAGCCGCATCTATTCAACGAATTCCTGGAGTGACTTCCTCGGGTTACAAAAGAGATGCAGCACCCGTCAGAACCCAGTTTATGGACCGGTACAATTCTGCAGAGTTTGAGTTGGAAGGCGAGTTTACCTTAGAAACTCATGGACAATCTGAAGTGGTGGAGCTGAAGGATTATTCCATTCCTGCGACTTACGAATACTATGTAGTACCCAAATTGGATGTGGATGTTTTTCTCATGGCCCGAATCACAGATTGGGGAAACTATGGTTTCCTTCCAGGGGAGGCCAGTCTTTACTTTGAAGAAACCTTTATCGGAAAGTCGGTGTTTGATACTCGCCAGTCTTCTGATACCCTTAATCTTTCCTTGGGTACCGATCCGGGGGTATTTGCTGCCCGTGAAATTCAAACCGAATTCAGTAAGGTGCGAACCGTAGGAAACAACCATCGAATTGATACTCGAGGAATTAGCCTCAGTATTCGAAACAACAAGCGGGACTCCATTAGCGTACAGGTTATTGACCAAATACCGGTTTCAGTAAACAACGCCATTCAAGTCAGTTTGATTCAATCTTCAGAAGCGCAGTATACAGAGTACAACGGCCGTTTATACTGGCCACTGAATCTTTCGGCAGGGGAGAGTGAAGAATTAACTTTCCAATATCAGGTAAAGTATCCGAAGACGGAACGAATTATTCTTGAATAG
- a CDS encoding arginase family protein has product MKRRYIFSPFYNYKRAFDKHYLEHQFAKQLVLIPEEVGLLFQNPLYSLMGIGESVLDLPEYAEVLKALLETGVLVSPDTHYEDLTRFMVRPYYTYLGVPFADADTVENGLVLWGVPFALGNDNPNNLDRNSAALRRYGHRYNLIRSDLRQADSILGRPLDFTKDQGIVDIGDSFFSRRLNPVHSVQRIQERAFQLASADNRIIAIGGDHSITYPLFKGVQQRHEDLVCVHLDAHNDLFLTAECAFEDLAPSHSSVIAKLLRQGFEVNSLGLRSFVNVESLDFDELPNYHPRFCQNDQEFLQQIDQLILQLRGKKVYLTLDIDVLDPSHFSSVTDPLPGGLSPQAVLQAFASINEEADVVAMDLVEANVSADAPIDMHQFLSFLIEIVNLYHLTNHESF; this is encoded by the coding sequence ATGAAACGACGCTACATTTTTTCACCGTTTTACAATTACAAAAGAGCTTTTGACAAACACTACCTGGAACATCAATTTGCCAAGCAATTGGTTTTAATTCCAGAAGAAGTGGGCTTGCTCTTTCAGAACCCGCTCTATTCGCTAATGGGAATAGGAGAATCGGTGCTGGATCTTCCGGAATATGCGGAAGTATTGAAGGCACTTTTGGAAACTGGTGTTCTGGTTTCTCCAGACACTCACTATGAAGATCTGACTCGTTTCATGGTCAGGCCATACTATACCTACCTGGGTGTACCCTTTGCAGATGCCGATACCGTTGAAAATGGACTGGTGCTGTGGGGAGTTCCCTTCGCTCTGGGGAACGACAATCCCAACAACCTGGACCGAAACAGCGCGGCTCTGCGAAGGTATGGCCACCGTTATAACCTGATCCGTTCAGACCTCAGGCAGGCAGATTCCATTTTGGGTCGCCCGTTAGACTTTACCAAGGATCAAGGTATTGTGGACATTGGCGATAGTTTTTTCTCCCGCCGGCTTAATCCAGTGCATAGCGTTCAGCGCATTCAGGAAAGGGCTTTTCAACTGGCATCAGCCGATAACCGCATCATTGCTATTGGTGGAGATCATTCCATCACCTATCCCCTTTTTAAAGGAGTTCAACAGCGCCATGAAGACCTGGTTTGCGTACATCTGGATGCACACAACGATCTGTTTCTAACAGCAGAATGTGCTTTTGAGGATTTAGCTCCAAGTCATAGTTCGGTTATAGCCAAGCTATTACGTCAAGGATTTGAAGTAAACAGTTTGGGATTGCGCAGTTTTGTAAATGTGGAGTCCCTGGATTTTGATGAACTCCCGAATTACCATCCTCGATTTTGCCAAAACGATCAGGAATTTCTGCAACAAATTGATCAACTCATTCTTCAGTTGCGTGGAAAAAAGGTGTACCTCACCTTGGATATTGATGTGCTCGATCCATCCCATTTTTCATCCGTCACTGATCCGCTGCCCGGTGGACTTTCTCCTCAGGCCGTGTTGCAAGCCTTTGCCAGTATTAACGAGGAGGCCGATGTGGTTGCCATGGATTTGGTAGAAGCCAATGTAAGTGCTGATGCCCCTATTGACATGCACCAATTTTTAAGTTTTTTGATCGAAATCGTTAACCTCTACCACCTAACCAACCATGAATCCTTCTGA
- a CDS encoding HTH domain-containing protein yields the protein MNFRTYQYRLEYLKERLVKGQLSSPHDLADQFDCSEKTIRNMINRLREDGMDIEYDRSRRKYFVNN from the coding sequence ATGAATTTTAGAACCTACCAATATCGACTGGAATATTTGAAAGAAAGACTGGTCAAAGGCCAGCTATCCTCCCCCCACGATCTTGCCGATCAATTTGACTGTAGCGAAAAAACCATACGCAACATGATTAACCGTTTGCGAGAAGACGGGATGGACATCGAATATGACCGAAGCAGGAGAAAATATTTTGTAAATAATTGA